The sequence below is a genomic window from candidate division WOR-3 bacterium.
AAACTTTTATTCTTTATCTCTTATTTTCTTTCGGTCTCTTCGCTTTCCCGATTCAAAGGGATACATTAGAAAATGGTCTCATTATTCTCTCCTATGAAGACCATAAACTACCAATCTTAGAAATCCGAGTAGTAATCAAAGCGGGCAGTGTCTTTGACCCAGAAGGAAAAGAAGGTTTAGCCAACTTAACCCTAAAAGGTTTATTCCGGGGAACAAAAAATTATCCGGGTCTGAAAATCTATGAAGAATTAGAAAAGGTTGGGGCGAGGATTGGTGAAGGGACAGGTTATGACTACGCCCAAATCTCTTTATCCCTTCTCAAAAAAGATTTAAATTTGGCATTAGATATCCTTTCCGATTGCCTCTTTAATCCCCTCTTTCCGGATGCGGAAATAGAAAAATTAAAATCGGAGATTATCGCCGGAATTTTAAGGGACGAAGGAGAACCGGACTATCTCCTATCCCGAGAATTCTATCAAAACCTATTTTTTAATACCCCTTATGCCCATCCGGTTGTGGGGAAAAGGGAGAGTATTGAGAGAATAAAGAGGGAGGAGATTCTTGATTTCTACCAGAGGTATTATATCCCGAATAATATCTTTCTGGTGGTGGTGGGCGATTTTTTCCGGGAAGAACTTATTCAGCAAATCAATGAACGCTTCGGGAAAATCCCAAAAGGTGAGATAAAAGAATTTTCCTTCCCCAAAATTAACCAACTATCCGGCCGTAAAATCAAGATCATTAAAAAGCCCGAAATAAACCAATCCTATATTATGCTTGGACACTTAGGAATTAGAGAAGGGGATAAGGATATGATACCGGTGCGGGTGATGAACTTCATTCTTGGTGGTGGTGCCCTAACTTCGCGCTTAGGAAAGGAGATTCGGGAAAAGAGGGGTTTAGCCTATGATGTCGGTTCCTATTTTGACCGCCGGTTTTATGCCGGTGCCTTTGTCTGTGAGATGCAGACCGAAATCAATAACACCCAGAAGGCGATAGAAATCATCCTCGGCGAGATCAAGAAGATGAAAGAGGAAGGGGCAAAATTGGAAGAATTAAAGAGGGCAAAGAAATTTTATACCGGAAACTTCCCCCTAACCTTTGATTCCTATGCGGAGAAGGCTAACCTTTTATCAAGTATCCAGTTTCACCAACTGGGTGATGACTATTTAGAGAAATTTCCGGAGAGGATTGAAGGGCTAACCTTAGAAGTGATAAATGAGATGGCAAAGAAATACCTTGACCCCGATAATCTCCTTCTGGTCATTGTTGGCAATATTGAAGAGAAGGATTTAGCCTTAGAAGGTTGGGAGATGATTCAGGAATGAGTTTCTCTATGAATAAGGAAGAGGCGGTAACAAAGTATTTCGGATTAGTAAAAAAAGTTAGTAGAGATTATATAAATAGAGGACTGGATTACGAAGAATTGATTAGCGAGGGAACAAAAGGGCTCTTAGTAGCAGTTGAGAGATTTGATTTCGGAAAAGGAACTTGTGGTTTCTATTCTTATGCTCTTAAATGGATAAAAGGTTCAATAAAACAGGCTTTAGCAAGACTCCATTCTAACCCAAGGGTGTCATTAAAAGAAGAAGTGATAGCCCCATCGGAAATTGATCTTCTCCCTGAGAAACTAAAATTGGAAATGGCTCTCCAATTCTTAGATGAGAAAGATAAAATAGTTATCTATCAATCTTTTGGGTTAAGTGACGGAAAGAAAAGGAAATTGAAAGAAATTGCTAACAACTTGGGAATAAGTATAGTTGCGGTTTGGAAACGACGGAAGAAAGCAATAGCAAGGTTGAAAAAAATTTTGTGCTCATCGGTCCTACCCAAAAAGAAAGACCCCTCAGAAAGATTGTGCCGGAAGGAATACATGAAGAGATATCGGCAGAAATACGGCGATAAAATGAGGAAGCAGATTAAGGAGTGGTTTGAGAAACACCCTTACTACTTAAAGGAATGGCGGAAGAAAAATCCCGATTACTATAAGAGATGGAGGGAGAAACATCTCCAAGAGCGACGGGAATACGAACGAAATTACCAGAGAAAAAGGAGAATTTCAATAAGCGGCTAAGGCTATGTCAACAAAAAAAACAGAAGGTTAAATTTGGTATCCTCTTTCATCTTATAAAAAGGGAGGAAATAGGAGGAAGAACGGAATGAATAACAAAGAATTACCAAGTGAGGGCGACTGGGAACACCGGGTGAAATCAGCGGCTGACTTTTGGGAAACTTACATTAAACCAAAGATGACGGCTGTTCCTGCAGGAAGTAGGAGGCAGTGTCTCCATTGGCATATATTATGGACCTTATTTGATACCGATGCCGATGTGGAGCAAAAAGAAAGTATGCCTTAATCTTTAGCTGGTGCTTTTTAGAGGTTTTTCGCCATTTAAGAGAAGAAGAGAGGAAGTATACTTTAATTTTTAGCTGGTGGTTCTAAAGCTAAAACCAACTTATACTCCTATTTTAGGTTGGACAACCTCTATAAAGGCAAAAGAGGGAATTCCTTACTTCCTAATAATAAACGAAGAAGGCTTCTCTGCTTGTAGAATTAATAAAACTGGAAAAGAAATTTTAGAAATGTGCAACGGCATTAATTCCCTCAAGTCAATAGCAGCAATAATTGCGAGAAAATATAACGTAGATTTGAAAGGATGCTTATCCGATGTTATGAAATTCATAGAAGAAGCATACCAAAATGGTTTCTTATTTTTCCCAAATCTCCCCCAAAAAGTAGGATTTGAATATACCTCTATTACAAAATCTTCTGAGGTATGGTTTCATATTACCAATCGTTGTAATTTGAAATGTCTCACTTGCTTCAAAGATGCTGGAAGACATTATAAAAATGAAATCTCCCTTTCCCAAGCGAAGAAAATAATTGATGAGATAGGGAAATTGGCTCCGGATACCGTTGTTGTTAGTGGTGGTGAGCCTTTAATTCATGAAGAATGCCTCCCCATCCTTAAGTATTTGAAAGAAAAAGGTTTATTTATTCATCTCATCACGAATGGGACGCTCATTACAAAAGATATAGCCTTCTCCCTGAAGAAAATTGGTGTAGACTTCGTCCAGGTTAGTTTAGATGGCAGTTCTCCTTATGTTAACGATAAAATAAGAGGTAAAGGAACTTTCAAAAGAACTATGGAAGGCGTGAAAAACTTAAAAGAGGCATCTCTTCGTTTCAGTTTATATCCCACCATAACTAAACTTAATATAGACGACCTCCCTAATATGTACAGAATGTTTCCCCCAATTGCTGATAGGAAGTCATCGGGATGCGCATTCTTTTGCCCTATCGGTCGGGGAGGAAGAAATAAAGAATTACTTCATATTCCTCATCAGGAGTTTTTTAATAAAGTTATCCGCTTTCTCTTTTTTGAAGTGAAACTTTTTAAAAAAGGATACGATTTCAATTTTAAAATGGAAGGAATTCCTCCCAATTTGTTTAAAAGACCAAATTGTGGATTAGGTAGCGGTACCTTCAGTATAGACGCTGATGGCTCGGTTTATCCTTGTCAATGGTTACATCTTCCTAAATTCCGAGCGGGAAATGTTTTTCTAAAACCTCTCCGAGAGATATATTATACTTCTCCAATTTTTCAAAAAATGAGGAACCTCCGGGTAGATACTTTGTCGTTGGAATGTAGGAAGTGTGAGATACGATATCTTTGCGGAGGGGGATGTCGTGCTCACGCATTAAGAGAAACAGGGAGTATTTTGAAAAGAGACCCTTTATGTTGTATATTTAAGCCCACTTTTGAATGGGGATTATGGGGAGCGACACCCCAACTTTCAGAAATAAAACCCTATAAGGAGGAGGTTGGTCTATGAGTATAACCTCATTTATCTTAGGCATCATCAGTCTAGTGGGGTTACCCTTTCTCAAAGGAGGTGCTATTCTCGCGGCTTTGCTTGCGATAATTTTTGGGATTAAAGGGAGACGAAGTGAAGAGAAACGTTCTTACGCTAATATCGGTCTCACATTAGGGGTTATTACGATAGCGATTATCATCATTGGTTTAGTGGTCGGACTCATAGCTTTCCAGAATGTGATTAGAATTTTGGAATAGGGCGCTGGATACCATTTTAAGCGAAATAAAGAATAAGGGATAAAAATTAGAAACGTTAAAAAGGCAAAGAGGTTTTATACCGGAAACTTCCCCCTAACCTTTGATTCCTATGCGGAAAAGGCTAACCTTCTATCAAGTATCCAGTTTCACCAACTGGGTGATGACTATTTAGAGAAATTTCCGGATGGGAGATTATTAAGGAATGATTACCTTCTTCACCTCAGAAAAATAAGGGGTAGAAAGGGAAACAAAATAGATCCCTTTTGCTAAATTCTCTCTCCGGAGGCGCAACTCGTAAAAACCTGCTTCCTTAACCCCTTCTTCTAATTTCTTAACCAACCGACCATTAATATCATAAACCCTTAGCAAGACAAATCCCTTTTTGGGCAAAAGATAGGTAACAGTTGTCTCGTCCTGAAAGAGATTGCCGCAGATGGTATAAAATGGGCTCTCATAAGGAAGATAGTTGGGAAAAGTAACCGTAACCAGGATTCCGATAATCGGGCTGGCATTGAGGGAAAATTTTATCACCCCGCCACTATTGGTATAACCGGTATGATAAAAACTGGAATCTCTCTGCGCGGTTAAACAGACTAATGCCCCGGGAAGCGGTCGGCCAGTTCTCCCATCCCTCACCCTTACTAAAAACTCATTATTGGGAAGGTGCTGGTAGGAAACCAAAAGAGTCTTTGGCACCTTAGTCCAGATATTAAGTGCTGGATCACCAAGAAGGCTCCATTCCCGATAGAAGATTTCGTTACTATCCGAAACTGGTTTGCTGGCGAGCGAATCCTTTGCCCTCAAAAATGCCTTACCCAAAATTAGAGAATCTTCGGCAAAGATTGCCTTTAAGAAAGTTCTCACAAAGCGCCCCCGCCACCGACCAAATAGACCACCCAATTGGGTGCCGAAAAATGCGACCGCCCCTTTTAAGGAATCATCTTTTCCTTTCACCCTTAACCACCTCTCCCCAACCGGATTTTCTCCCTTAAAGATGGTATAGCAAGAGCCGGAGATGATGATGGGCAATTTAGAGCCGTTTGCCAATTTTTCATCTTCTGGTTCTACGGTAAAGGGATAGACCCAATTTCCTCCGGCATGGCCCCGGTATAATAAAATCCCAATTCCCCTATTCAGGGCAGAGATGATATCTTCGGCATCATCATAACCCGAATGACCAAAAAGGGTATCATTAAAGATGGTGTCAATTTGGGAATAGCGAAGGCGCATCAGAGAATCATCATAGGGAAACTCCGCGGAATAGATAGGGTTATTTGGTCTACCACCATAGTCCCACATAAAGACTAAGGCACCCCTCTTATACCAGAGGGTATCATCTCTGGGAGGAAAGCGCTCATAAATTAAGACCTTTCTCACCATCGTTGAACATTCCCCAGGCGTTGAGCAGGGGAAACGACCAACCGGAATCTCCGCCCGGTAATCACCCTCTAAGTCACCATAAAAATTGTCGCCTAATAATAACTGGGAGAAGGGATAAAAGGAATCACCAGGGGGAAGATAGTTCTTATCGCCCACCAATAAGAGATATTCCGGTCTTATCCTTCTCACAATCTCTTTAATGGAATCTCGGGGATAACCAGAAGGGACAGGGATAATTTTTGCCCTCATCCCCTTTTTGGTCTTCCATTCCTTTAATAACTCTAAGGCGGGAACGAATTTCTCATTGGTAATGATAAGATATTGGTAAAGGGAATCGGAAAAGGCGAGGGAGAAAAGAAAGAAAAGAACTATTTTCATCTCTCTTTTAATTTAATAATTTTCTTAACCACTGTCAAGATAACAATTCCTAAAGAGAGAAGAATAAACCAATCACCAAACTTTTGGTAAACGGTCGGGGGCAAAGGTTTTGGTAAAAGACCAAAAAGAATCTCTTTGGTAAAGAGTTTTGTTTTTCTCACCACCCGACCATAAGGATCACAGATTAAAGAGATACCGTTATTCGCTGACCTTAATAAAGGCTTTCCCAATTCCAAACTCCTCATTATTGCCAACTCGCAATGCTGGTAAGGTCCTAAGGTTTTGCCGAACCAGCCATCATTAGTGATATTTACCAAAATGTCCGCACCCCGTAAGGCAAACTCCCTTGTCAAATCCGGAAAGATTGATTCAAAACAGATAAGGCAAGAGA
It includes:
- a CDS encoding pitrilysin family protein, producing the protein TFILYLLFSFGLFAFPIQRDTLENGLIILSYEDHKLPILEIRVVIKAGSVFDPEGKEGLANLTLKGLFRGTKNYPGLKIYEELEKVGARIGEGTGYDYAQISLSLLKKDLNLALDILSDCLFNPLFPDAEIEKLKSEIIAGILRDEGEPDYLLSREFYQNLFFNTPYAHPVVGKRESIERIKREEILDFYQRYYIPNNIFLVVVGDFFREELIQQINERFGKIPKGEIKEFSFPKINQLSGRKIKIIKKPEINQSYIMLGHLGIREGDKDMIPVRVMNFILGGGALTSRLGKEIREKRGLAYDVGSYFDRRFYAGAFVCEMQTEINNTQKAIEIILGEIKKMKEEGAKLEELKRAKKFYTGNFPLTFDSYAEKANLLSSIQFHQLGDDYLEKFPERIEGLTLEVINEMAKKYLDPDNLLLVIVGNIEEKDLALEGWEMIQE
- a CDS encoding C25 family cysteine peptidase, producing MKIVLFFLFSLAFSDSLYQYLIITNEKFVPALELLKEWKTKKGMRAKIIPVPSGYPRDSIKEIVRRIRPEYLLLVGDKNYLPPGDSFYPFSQLLLGDNFYGDLEGDYRAEIPVGRFPCSTPGECSTMVRKVLIYERFPPRDDTLWYKRGALVFMWDYGGRPNNPIYSAEFPYDDSLMRLRYSQIDTIFNDTLFGHSGYDDAEDIISALNRGIGILLYRGHAGGNWVYPFTVEPEDEKLANGSKLPIIISGSCYTIFKGENPVGERWLRVKGKDDSLKGAVAFFGTQLGGLFGRWRGRFVRTFLKAIFAEDSLILGKAFLRAKDSLASKPVSDSNEIFYREWSLLGDPALNIWTKVPKTLLVSYQHLPNNEFLVRVRDGRTGRPLPGALVCLTAQRDSSFYHTGYTNSGGVIKFSLNASPIIGILVTVTFPNYLPYESPFYTICGNLFQDETTVTYLLPKKGFVLLRVYDINGRLVKKLEEGVKEAGFYELRLRRENLAKGIYFVSLSTPYFSEVKKVIIP
- a CDS encoding PqqD family peptide modification chaperone, producing the protein MVLKLKPTYTPILGWTTSIKAKEGIPYFLIINEEGFSACRINKTGKEILEMCNGINSLKSIAAIIARKYNVDLKGCLSDVMKFIEEAYQNGFLFFPNLPQKVGFEYTSITKSSEVWFHITNRCNLKCLTCFKDAGRHYKNEISLSQAKKIIDEIGKLAPDTVVVSGGEPLIHEECLPILKYLKEKGLFIHLITNGTLITKDIAFSLKKIGVDFVQVSLDGSSPYVNDKIRGKGTFKRTMEGVKNLKEASLRFSLYPTITKLNIDDLPNMYRMFPPIADRKSSGCAFFCPIGRGGRNKELLHIPHQEFFNKVIRFLFFEVKLFKKGYDFNFKMEGIPPNLFKRPNCGLGSGTFSIDADGSVYPCQWLHLPKFRAGNVFLKPLREIYYTSPIFQKMRNLRVDTLSLECRKCEIRYLCGGGCRAHALRETGSILKRDPLCCIFKPTFEWGLWGATPQLSEIKPYKEEVGL
- a CDS encoding sigma-70 family RNA polymerase sigma factor, encoding MNKEEAVTKYFGLVKKVSRDYINRGLDYEELISEGTKGLLVAVERFDFGKGTCGFYSYALKWIKGSIKQALARLHSNPRVSLKEEVIAPSEIDLLPEKLKLEMALQFLDEKDKIVIYQSFGLSDGKKRKLKEIANNLGISIVAVWKRRKKAIARLKKILCSSVLPKKKDPSERLCRKEYMKRYRQKYGDKMRKQIKEWFEKHPYYLKEWRKKNPDYYKRWREKHLQERREYERNYQRKRRISISG